In Podospora pseudopauciseta strain CBS 411.78 chromosome 3, whole genome shotgun sequence, one genomic interval encodes:
- a CDS encoding hypothetical protein (COG:S; EggNog:ENOG503NZ9S): protein MAATPSSNSASSAHDSHDFPPLTRDLAFPKSDIRVHLKDHYNAKVYTSGSPVKGEVTIVTKRDVHFDSIQIVLIGNTKASFDGMSFPQEITHTFLKMVMPVPESTYPLPKVLETGGTYTIPFNFVIPSQLTINACNHKRLSDQLQDHHVLLPPSMGGGWEKDDMAPRMTRVEYSIKARVLRETVSSTGPRPENTAIKKTRIMEGTRNIQVLPSTPEEPPLNITPKDRLYTMTKSKTLRKSFILSTKLGKITAEAHQPSAAVISSDGNSLVSRPTMRVSLTFDPEIPSHIASPPQITGVSGKVTAHTFFSSGTISDFPNLGEQWNTPYVTDRRGQFFTSVSLPPISAVPEVSWTQKMRNQRRDSGYGTESSSSPVVGKDKQKSPVYLTSTVDIPISLPTDKKTFVPTFHGCIASRVYTLSLSLNMAMALEKSKKRSSVGTRVNLTVPLQVAVEQPGAAVAGGLGQELPSFEEAQADEHLRPRVIQVMSEELREEVQRGRDSWMGGGGGVSSQNTGSSSSDASSGTDGLPGYGDGVVAGQDNEQGQEQEEDRLPGYGEVGGSGRWRRVVVEAPC, encoded by the coding sequence ATGGCGGCTACACCTTCATCCAACTCGGCCTCGAGTGCCCATGACTCGCATGACTTCCCACCACTTACTAGGGACCTGGCCTTTCCCAAATCTGACATCCGAGTCCACCTAAAGGACCACTACAACGCCAAAGTCTATACATCTGGATCGCCTGTGAAGGGCGAGGTTACGATTGTTACTAAGCGAGATGTCCACTTCGACTCGATTCAGATTGTTCTCATTGGCAACACCAAGGCCAGCTTTGACGGCATGAGCTTCCCCCAGGAGATCACACACACCTTCCTCAAAATGGTCATGCCAGTCCCCGAGTCGACATACCCCCTGCCCAAGGTGTTGGAGACGGGCGGGACCTACACCATTCCCTTCAACTTTGTTATTCCTAGCCAGCTCACCATCAACGCCTGTAACCACAAGCGGCTATCAGATCAGCTCCAGGATCACCACGTTTTGCTCCCACCCAGCATGGGCGGTGGCTGGGAGAAGGACGACATGGCGCCTCGAATGACCCGTGTGGAATACAGCATCAAAGCTCGCGTCCTGAGGGAAACCGTCTCCTCCACAGGCCCGCGACCAGAGAAcaccgccatcaagaagacgAGAATCATGGAGGGGACACGCAACATCCAGGTCTTGCCATCAACCCCCGAGGAACCACCCCTGAACATCACCCCCAAGGACAGACTATACACCATGACCAAGTCCAAAACTTTGCGCAAGAGCTTCATCCTCTCGACGAAGCTAGGCAAGATCACCGCCGAAGCCCACCAACCATCAGCAGCAGTCATTTCGTCGGACGGGAACAGTCTCGTCTCCCGACCAACAATGAGAGTCAGCCTGACTTTTGACCCCGAAATCCCCTCCCACATTGCCTCCCCGCCTCAGATAACGGGTGTGTCAGGGAAAGTCACGGCTCACACGTTCTTTTCGTCGGGCACGATTTCTGATTTTCCTAATCTGGGAGAGCAGTGGAACACGCCCTACGTCACGGACCGGAGAGGGCAGTTCTTCACCTCTGTCTCTTTGCCCCCCATTTCTGCTGTTCCCGAAGTGAGCTGGACGCAGAAAATGAGGAACCAGCGGAGGGATAGCGGCTACGGGACCGagtcgtcttcttcccctgTGGTGGGCAAAGACAAGCAGAAGAGTCCGGTGTATCTCACGTCCACGGTGGACATCCCCATCAGTTTACCGACGGACAAGAAGACTTTTGTGCCGACTTTTCACGGGTGTATCGCTTCGAGGGTGTACACGTTGTCTTTGTCGCTGAACATGGCGATGGCGttggagaagagcaagaagaggagcagTGTGGGGACGAGGGTGAACTTGACGGTGCCGTTGCAGGTGGCTGTTGAGCAGCCTGGGGCGGCGGTtgctggggggttggggcaaGAGCTGCCGAGTTTTGAGGAGGCGCAGGCGGATGAGCACTTGAGGCCGAGGGTGATTCAGGTTATGAGtgaggagttgagggaggaggtgcagagggggagggatagttggatgggtggtggtggtggggtgtcGAGTCAGAATACTGGGAGTTCCTCCTCGGATGCTTCTTCTGGGACGGATGGACTGCCTGGTTatggggatggtgttgtggcCGGGCAGGATAACGAGCAGGGTCAGGAGCAGGAAGAGGACAGGCTACCTGGTtatggggaggttggcgggtcggggagatggaggagggttgttgttgaggcgCCGTGCTAG
- a CDS encoding hypothetical protein (EggNog:ENOG503NW1M; COG:P): MGLRILRSRALLMLCAVALVLFAGSAWGHAGGNCGAGGHGRRMVVPRTVEEVADVSVLSLGEVGEELQKCEIVQKLSNLKKADADAAPSSLTTKIFGYLFPGSPAVNALLATLYISGPPNFLLALCPTDINPDSLQVMVAFAVGGLLGDTLFHLLPEIFVGEGEEDRARFVMVEPNRNLLLGVGILVGFMVFVGMDKGLRIATGGEGHSHDHSHGHKHGEDDTKGVSSAVEEEEEKKKKRKGELKRRKAGKDDGEGEKEEEEKKEVNPSVKLGGLLNMIADFTHNITDGLAMSASFYASPTIGATTTVAVFFHEIPHEVGDFALLVQSGFTKKQAMGAQFVTAIGALLGTLIGIAIQEFGGNGASGADAVAMGMKEGLWGTSLTWGDMLLPFTAGTFLYVGTVAVIPELLETGKNKAVELRKMLVQFAAIAAGAGIMLYISWHD; encoded by the exons atgGGGTTGCGCATATTGAGGAGCCGCGCGCTTCTTATGCTGTGCGCTGTTGCGCTGGTGCTGTTTGCGGGATCTGCTTGGGGGCATGCTGGGGGGAACTGTGGCGCTGGAGGGCATGGAAGGCGGATGGTGGTTCCgaggacggtggaggaggtcgccGATGTGTCGGTGTTgagtttgggggaggttggggaggagctgcag AAATGCGAAATCGTCCAAAAGCTATCCAACCTCAAAAAGGCCGACGCCGACGCCGCCCCCTCGAGCCTGACGACCAAGATTTTCGGTTATCTGTTTCCTGGTAGTCCTGCGGTCAATGCCCTGTTGGCGACGCTGTATATTTCCGGCCCGCCGAACTTCTTGCTGGCCCTCTGCCCGACGGATATTAATCCGGATTCGCTGCAGGTGATGGTTGCGTTTgcggttggggggttgctgggggaTACGCTGTTTCATTTGCTGCCTGAGATTTTtgtcggggagggggaggaggacagggCGAGGTTTGTGATGGTGGAGCCGAACAGGAACTTGCTGCTCGGGGTGGGGATCTTGGTTGGGTTTATGGTCTTTGTGGGGATGGACAAGGGGTTGAGGATTGCTACGGGGGGCGAGGGGCATTCGCATGATCATTCGCATGGGCATAAgcatggggaggatgatacCAAGGGGGTGAgttcggcggtggaggaggaggaggagaagaagaagaagaggaagggggagctGAAGAGACGGAAGGCAGGgaaggatgatggggagggggaaaaggaagaggaggagaagaaggaggttaATCCCAGTGTCAAATTGGGTGGGTTGTTGAATATGAT TGCCGATTTTACACACAACATCACCGACGGTCTCGCCATGTCTGCCTCGTTTTACGCTTCCCCCACCATCGGCGCTACTACGACTGTTGCTGTCTTCTTCCACGAGATTCCCCACGAGGTCGGCGATTTCGCTCTGCTGGTCCAGTCTGGGTTCACGAAGAAGCAGGCCATGGGCGCGCAGTTTGTTACGGCTATTGGTGCTCTCCTCGGCACGCTCATTGGCATTGCGATCCAGGAGTTTGGAGGGAATGGAGCGAGCGGCGCTGATGCTGTGGCCATGGGCATGAAGGAAGGTCTCTGGGGCACGAGCTTGACTTGGGGAGACATGTTGCTGCCTTTCACGGCTGGAACTTTCTTGTATGTGGGCACGGTGGCGGTCATCCCCGAGTTGTTGGAGACTGGGAAGAACAAGGCGGTggagttgaggaagatgCTGGTGCAGTTTGCGGCCAttgctgctggggcgggCATCATGCTTTATATCTCTTGGCATGACTAA
- a CDS encoding hypothetical protein (EggNog:ENOG503NYGC; COG:G), with product MWKALGLAALAASLTPVLGAVFGYNSGAQKPGGVKNQADYENEFRAAKALQGAPAGGFISVRLFTMLQDENAGNNPIEAIPAAIATNMRLLLGMWASAGSAKFDRELEALVTAVNRYGDAFVRLVDGISVGSEDLYRNSASVEEGSNPGANPQVIVGYIQKVRQRLSSTKLKAPIGHVDTWTAWVNGSNAAVVAACDWVGMDAYPYWQSTALPNNAIEQSPRLFQEALDKTRAASQGKPVWITETGHPVSGRTWGQSVASVENAKRYWKEVGCPRFGKEPIWWYKFQGDQTGAEPNFGITPAGQLTTKPLFDISCKPPGSSSPVPMPVTTGHAGAGGPPTESSSSAATSSGVGNSPASDVSSPPLSTTSALPILSSAATSSGIRNSPRSGVSGSTILSSAGTSTGVRNSPRSGVSSTTSTSTILLNSTLSSSSSSPATNTNGADVTTGSFGGVFAALLAVVFAV from the exons ATGTGGAAAGCTCTTGGACTGGCAGCACTCGCTGCTTCACTCACACCTGTCTTGGGCGCCGTATTTGGTTACAACTCTGGCGCCCAAAAGCCAGGAGGCGTAAAGAACCAGGCAGACTACGAAAATGAGTTCCGGGCCGCCAAAGCACTTCAGGGTGCCCCTGCTGGCGGGTTTATCAGCGTTCGTCTGTTCACCATGCTT CAAGACGAAAACGCTGGAAACAACCCCATCGAAGCTATCCCCGCTGCCATCGCCACCAACATGAGATTGCTGCTCGGTATGTGGGCCTCCGCTGGGTCAGCCAAGTTTGATAGAGAACTCGAGGCTCTGGTGACCGCCGTCAACCGTTATGGGGATGCATTTGTGAGGCTTGTTGACGGCATCTCGGTAGGCAGTGAGGATTTGTACCGGAACTCAGCCTCGGTGGAGGAAGGTTCAAATCCGGGTGCCAACCCTCAGGTAATTGTCGGCTACATCCAAAAAGTTCGACAACGGCTGAGCAGCACGAAGCTGAAGGCCCCCATCGGACACGTCGATACGTGGACGGCTTGGGTAAACGGCTCCAATGCAGCAGTGGTTGCTGCTTGTGACTGGGTCGGCATGGACGCTTATCCATACTGGCAATCGACGGCGCTTCCCAACAACGCTATCGAGCAGAGCCCACGCCTCTTCCAAGAAGCTTTGGACAAGACCCGAGCAGCTTCGCAAGGCAAGCCGGTATGGATCACCGAAACTGGGCATCCCGTGTCAGGTAGAACCTGGGGACAGTCTGTCGCCTCGGTCGAGAATGCCAAACGATATTGGAAGGAGGTCGGCTGCCCAAGGTTCGGAAAAGAGCCCATCTGGTGGTACAAGTTCCAGGGCGACCAGACTGGTGCTGAACCCAACTTTGGCATCACTCCGGCTGGGCAGCTGACGACCAAGCCACTTTTTGATATTTCGTGCAAGCCGCCTGGCTCATC AAGCCCAGTTCCGATGCCTGTGACTACAGGCCATGCTGGAGCTGGCGGACCTCCCACGGAGTCTTCTTCAAGTGCAGCTACCTCGAGCGGAGTTGGAAACAGCCCTGCAAGTGATGTCTCCAGTCCACCATTGTCCACGACTTCTGCTTTGCCAATTCTCTCGAGTGCAGCTACCTCGAGCGGTATCAGAAACAGCCCTAGAAGTGGTGTCTCTGGTTCGACAATTCTCTCGAGCGCAGGTACCTCGACCGGCGTTAGAAACAGCCCTAGAAGTGGTGTCTCCTCGACGACCTCTACTTCGACAATACTCTTGAATAGCACCTtgtcctcatcgtcgtccagTCCCGCCACGAACACCAATGGAGCAGATGTGACGACTGGCTCTTTCGGTGGTGTTTTCGCTGCCTTGCTGGCTGTGGTGTTTGCCGTTTGA
- a CDS encoding hypothetical protein (COG:S; EggNog:ENOG503NWZG), whose protein sequence is MVLYTDPPPLRPFSNDKPTLLVCWWITMFCAVIILLRVCGRLVRTERLFREDKMAALALVPLFLRMGCVHVILLFGTNNVQLDNVRLSDEGLRRREIASGLVLLSRVMYAATLWVLKNAILEFFRRLNVTWERSYELSLRFIRAVLVATFIAVVISDLTECQPFSHYWQVLPDPGGRCRQGYAQLLTMAVCNVFTDLLLIICPVPIIVRSTMSTKRKAQLVMLFSLSLAPIGVTIYRVPHIINEQGSQQSRSLYASIELLFATAAANALVLGSFVRDRGVKKRKYKYDSVAVASTIDRSSASESRRPTVLKHWGSDEDLVRDMGYAVKPELRESQPTGNENPVFTPAPIATTKLHEDMTSWQFPGANRASAAQSDDPLISSDPVPSVRSNSTATRRVSFFDYGGLLDDVGPTSRRGSYLSSKDIPVGLTTTHPSPAVQASGNGLRRGSAALLQDLGGFLSPLTSIQPKPKPKPPSLEPIEQSTQEGSNAAPGYSMPSPKKAGPELLDPGGLLNGNGACTEDLSSGFVREL, encoded by the exons ATGGTCCTCTACACGGATCCCCCGCCGCTGCGCCCGTTCAGCAATGACAAGCCGACCCTCCTGGTGTGCTGGTGGATCACCATGTTCTGcgccgtcatcatcctcttgcGGGTGTGCGGCAGGCTCGTGCGGACGGAGAGGCTGTTCCGGGAAGATAAGATGGCAGCTCTGGCTCTGGTGCCGCTGTTTCTGCGAATGGGATGCGTCCATGTCATACTGCTCTTCGGAACCAATAACGTGCAGCTGGACAATGTCAGGCTTTCGGACGAGGGGCTGCGCAGGAGGGAGATCGCAAGCGGGTTGGTCTTGCTGAGTCGGGTGATGTACGCTGCAAC ATTGTGGGTACTGAAAAACGCCATCTTGGAGTTTTTTCGGCGCCTCAATGTGACATGGGAACGGTCGTATGAGCTTTCGTTGAGGTTCATCCGTGCTGTTCTCGTTGCAACGTTCATCGCCGTTGTGATCAGTGACCTGACGGAATGTCAGCCCTTTTCACACTACTGGCAAGTCCTCCCGGATCCTGGCGGGAGATGCCGTCAGGGGTATGCGCAGCTCTTGACAATGGCCGTCTGCAACGTGTTTACAGACTTGCTGTTGATCATCTGCCCTGTGCCCATCATCGTTCGGAGCACGATGAGCACCAAGAGAAAAGCCCAGCTTGTCAtgctcttctccctcagccTTGCGCCCATTGGAGTGACCATCTACCGGGTGCCACACATTATTAACGAACAGGGGAGTCAACAAAGCCGATCTCTCTACGCCTCGATCGAGCTTCTCTTTGCGACGGCTGCAGCCAACGCCCTCGTACTCGGGTCTTTTGTTCGGGACAGGGGCgtcaagaagaggaagtaCAAGTACGACTCGGTTGCAGTAGCGTCCACCATTGACCGTTCATCCGCCTCCGAGTCGCGACGGCCAACCGTTTTGAAGCATTGGGGGAGCGACGAGGATTTGGTGCGGGATATGGGATACGCCGTCAAGCCCGAGCTCCGAGAATCACAGCCCACCGGAAACGAGAACCCAGTGTTCACGCCCGCGCCTATTGCGACCACCAAGCTGCACGAAGACATGACCTCTTGGCAGTTCCCGGGTGCCAACCGAGCCAGCGCAGCGCAAAGCGACGACCCATTGATTTCAAGCGACCCAGTCCCATCCGTCAGGAGTAATTCGACAGCAACCCGACGCGTGTCGTTTTTCGACTACGGCGGTCTTCTCGATGACGTAGGGCCCACGAGTCGACGAGGCAGTTATCTGTCTTCGAAGGACATTCCAGTTGGGCTAACGACAACTCACCCCTCACCGGCGGTGCAAGCAAGCGGCAACGGTCTCCGAAGGGGCTCGGCAGCCCTGCTGCAAGATCTCGGTGGATTCCTGAGTCCCCTGACCTCGATCCAACcaaagccgaagccgaaacCACCGAGTCTGGAGCCCATTGAGCAGTCGACCCAGGAGGGATCTAACGCTGCACCGGGATATTCCATGCCTTCGCCGAAGAAGGCAGGACCGGAGTTGCTGGATCCTGGGGGTTTGCTCAACGGCAACGGGGCCTGCACTGAGGACTTGAGCAGCGGCTTTGTTCGAGAACTATGA
- a CDS encoding hypothetical protein (COG:S; EggNog:ENOG503P1JS), protein MSTPFLGRLSTISTHLSSNPHPATGKMSSSAGPAPWREPFSHHLTHLRPPIFTLATLHPVPSHTSITVLPRARTCVFRGFWGTLPPNERNPAVLNPPLFRSDLLTFTTDARMSKTSDILDTAGPDSQTVSGGPSGGGGPVEAVFWVDETKTQWRVRGKAWVLGPGIDGEGEGERKVREVVGERMRRVKEWEGDDDWSWEREVEGHFGNLSPVMRGSFKGPEPGAEVDYHQGKRLGERVDDLRDEEARGNFRRDVMEGKGF, encoded by the exons AtgtccacccccttcctcggccGCCTATCAACAATATCAACCCATCTTTCAAGCAACCCTCACCCCGCCACTGGTAAAATGTCATCATCCGCCGGCCCCGCCCCCTGGCGCGAgcccttctcccaccacctaACCCATTTGAGGCCCCCAATCTTCACCCTCGCAACCCTCCACCCAGTcccctcccacacctccATCACTGTCCTCCCCCGCGCGCGCACCTGCGTCTTCCGCGGCTTCTGGGgtaccctcccccccaacgAGCGCAACCCCGCCGTTCTGAACCCGCCCCTCTTCAGGTCTGACCTCTTGACTTTCACCACTGACGCGCGCATGTCAAAGACGTCTGACATTCTTGACACCGCCGGGCCCGATTCGCAGACTGTGTCTGGCGGCCCAAGCGGTGGGGGGGGGCCAGTGGAGGCAGTGTTTTGGGTTGATGAGACAAAGACTCAGTGGAGGGTTAGAGGGAAGGCGTGGGTTCTAGGGCCGGGGattgatggggaaggggagggggagaggaaggttagggaggtggtgggggagaggatgaggagggtcAAGGAATGGGAAGGGGACGATGATTGGagctgggagagggaggtggaggggcatTTTGGGAATTTGAGCCCGGTTATGAGGGGGAGTTTTAAGGGTCCGGAGCcgggggcggaggtggaTTATCATcaggggaagaggttgggggagagggtggatgatTTGAGGGATGAAGAGGCGAGGGGGAATTTtagg AGGGATGTGATGGAAGGAAAGGGGTTCTGA